TAATCAATATGAAGACTGGTGTAAATTTGGTATTAACTTTTTAGATACAGTATCTTTGGATTATATGGTTTTACGAGATAAAGAAGATATTATAATACTGATGATATATAATAAAAAATTATTAGAAGAAGTAATAAATGAAAAAGAAAATAAAAGTTTTTTAAAGGAGTTTGGATATTATAGTATTAATTTAGAATCAAATTTAAAAATTTTAAAGAATAGATATGATAAGTATAATTGTCCTCATGAAATTGGAATCTTTTTAGGAATTCCAGTTGAAGAAGTAAGAGCTTTTATTATAAGTACTGATAATAATTATATTGAATCAAGATATTGGAAGGTGTTTGTAGATCGTAAAAAATCTACAGATATATTTAAAAGATATGATTTTATACGTAAGTATACTATAAGTAGTATCATTAACGGTTTTTCATTATATAAAGTAGTATCATTAATTAAAGAAAATCTATACTAACATAGATTGTATGTTAGTATAGATTTTTTTTTATTTAGCATATTATGTAGTGAAAAAGATAAAATAGGAAAAAATATTATTGACTAATATATATAAAGTCATTATGATTAATCTTATATTAATTTGATAGGAAAACTATGAATAATATTTATAGATATTATAGGAGGAATAATTAATGAAAGTTATAATAATAGGAGGAATAGCAGCTGGTGCTAGTGCAGCAGCAAAACTAAAAAGAGTAAATAGAGATGTAGAAGTAATTATTTATGAAAAGTCCAGTATAATTTCTTTTGGCGCATGCGGACTTCCTTATTATGTTGGAGAGTTTTTTAAGGGAAGTAACAATATGATAGCAAGAACACCAGAAGATTTTGAAAAAACTGATGTAAAGGTTAGAGTGAATCATGAGGTTATAGATGTAGATTTTAATAATAAAACTATTGTTGTAAAAGATACTATTAATAACAATGAATTTACAGATAAATATGATAAGCTAATGATTGCAACAGGAGCAAGAAATTTTATTCCGCCTATAAAAAATATAGAACTTAAGAATGTTTGTACTTTAAGAACTATGGAAGATGGAAAAAGATTAAAATCGTTACTGAAAGATAATAAAAACAAGAAGGTAGCCATAATTGGTGCTGGATTTATTGGACTAGAAGCAGTTGAGGCTGTGAAAAACTGTGGAAAAGACGTATCATTATTTCAATTAGAAGATAGAATACTTAAAGAAGTCTTTGATAAAGAAATAACAGATATTTTAGAAGATGAGTTAAGAAAACATGATGTGAACTTATATCTAAATGAAACAGTCTTAGAGATTATAGGTGATGATAAAGTAGAAGGAATAAGAACTAACCTGAGAGAAATAGAAGCGGATATAGTTATTTTAGCAACAGGAGTAAAACCAAATACTGATATTTTTAAAGATAAAGGTATAAAGATGCTTAAAAATGGTGCAATATTAGTGGATGAATATGGTGAAACTTCTATAAAAGATGTTTATTCAGCAGGAGATTGTGCAACTATAAATAGTTTTGTTACAGGTGAAAATATCTATGTGCCATTAGCTACAGGTGCTAATAAATTAGGTAGAATAGTAGGTGAAAATCTTGCTGGTGGTAATATAAAGTTTCAAGGTTCTTTAGCTTCAAGTTGCATAAAGGTTATGAATATGGAAGCTGCAAGGACAGGATTATCTGAAGAAGAGGTTAAGAAAAAAGGATTAGATTATAAAGTTAAATTTATAAAAGATATGAATCAAACAAATTATTACCCGGGTCAAAGTGAAATATATGTAAAAATTATATATGATGCGCTAAATAAGAAAATATTAGGTGGTCAGATAGTTGGGTATAAAGATGCAGTTCAAAGGGTAAATGTGTTAGCAGCGTGTATTTTTGCTGGTATCACAACAGAACAATTAGGAATGTTAGATTTATGTTATGCTCCACCTTTTTCGAGAACATGGGATGTACTAAATGTAGCAGGAAATGTAAGTAAATAATATATATTAAGGAGGAAAAAATGAAAGATAGTTCATTTTTATCAGAATTTCTTTTAATAACAAATTTTAAAACCGTAGCATTTATAATTACTCTAATAGGTATATTTTTTATAATGAAAAGTATGGAAAAGAAAAAAGTAAAATTCCCTATAAGAATGATTACAGCAACAATTGTAGGATTAATATTAGGAGTAATAATACAATGGATAGCAGGATTTCCTAAAGATCCTAGCAAAGTAACTTGGTTATCTGAGGTTACGCAATGGTATGGTCTATTTGGTTATGGATTTATGGATCTTTTAAAGATGCTAGTAGTACCATTAGTGTTTTTATCAATTATAAGAGTTATTATAAATATGAAAGGAGAAAATCTAGGAAAACTTACATCAAGAAG
Above is a genomic segment from Clostridium bornimense containing:
- a CDS encoding CoA-disulfide reductase; the protein is MKVIIIGGIAAGASAAAKLKRVNRDVEVIIYEKSSIISFGACGLPYYVGEFFKGSNNMIARTPEDFEKTDVKVRVNHEVIDVDFNNKTIVVKDTINNNEFTDKYDKLMIATGARNFIPPIKNIELKNVCTLRTMEDGKRLKSLLKDNKNKKVAIIGAGFIGLEAVEAVKNCGKDVSLFQLEDRILKEVFDKEITDILEDELRKHDVNLYLNETVLEIIGDDKVEGIRTNLREIEADIVILATGVKPNTDIFKDKGIKMLKNGAILVDEYGETSIKDVYSAGDCATINSFVTGENIYVPLATGANKLGRIVGENLAGGNIKFQGSLASSCIKVMNMEAARTGLSEEEVKKKGLDYKVKFIKDMNQTNYYPGQSEIYVKIIYDALNKKILGGQIVGYKDAVQRVNVLAACIFAGITTEQLGMLDLCYAPPFSRTWDVLNVAGNVSK
- a CDS encoding DUF3793 family protein, with the translated sequence MEYIEFLKKLTLMSRKEYIEYLLLYKTCLVISEVKPAVTIAFSKIKNNQYEDWCKFGINFLDTVSLDYMVLRDKEDIIILMIYNKKLLEEVINEKENKSFLKEFGYYSINLESNLKILKNRYDKYNCPHEIGIFLGIPVEEVRAFIISTDNNYIESRYWKVFVDRKKSTDIFKRYDFIRKYTISSIINGFSLYKVVSLIKENLY